AATGATGATAATACAAGAGAAAGGACAAAGGAAACACAAGATATTGTATGTAGTAATTTTGATTTTTTTGGTAATTAGCATGGTATTGCAGATAAAAGTTTTGAAAGAGATTTCGGAAATTCGTGCTCAGAAAGAAGAAGGCGTCATTTATATTTTAAATCCAGCAATTGCAAAGGATACGGGAGTTGTATATATACCGCCATGTGAAGATAGATGTGAGAGGTAAGGTATGATGTTAAGAACGGCGTTTTTCTTTAATTCTTGCAGGAAGTTCAAAGGTATAGATAAGAAAGAGCTTAACAAATTCAACGATCTCTTCTGCTTCTTCAGGAGTGATATCGGTATAGAGAAGGTCGTGAAGGGATTCATTACCTTCAATTCGGACATGGTGTGCCCAATCAGCGATAGGCTTGGTAATAATACCTTTTCTAAGAAGGTCATCTATTTTGTCTATCAGTCTATCGCCTTCTCCTCCAAGATATTTAATAGCAGATTCGAGAACTGCTCGACAACCACCTACGATAAGCGAAGGCTCTTTCTTTTCTCGGAGCATTTCTTGAAGGTCTTCAAAAACAACTCTTACTTTATCTGGCAAAGATGGATGAGAATAAACAGGCTTAGGTTCTGGATAAACTTTAAGAATTTTAAAGTAAAGAGGGCGAGAAGGTTGATATTGAAAATTCTGAAGAGCTTCTCTCATCTCAGAATAATGTTTTTCAGGTATTTCAATTTTAATAAGACAGGAATTATTACAATTCGGACATTTAGCAAGTGTATCAACTTCAACAATATGAATATGATTGCCTTGTATTGTAACTTCTTTAACTCGTTTATAGCTATCAACTGCAGTAACCGTAAAGTTTACTTTGGCATAGCAAAAGGGACATTCAGTTGGGGGCAAGGTATACATAAGATACCTCTCGGAGGTGTGGAATGTTTTTAACAGAAATTATGAATGAAATAGATGAAATTGTCAAGGAAGTTAATGACCCAGAAGAGGCTGTAAGAAAAATCATGAAAAAAATAGCCTTATTAGAAAGGGAAGATAGGACTTTGGTGATTGAAGCAATTGTAAGGAATTACATCATTGCTTTTAAGAGGGCAGAGTTTGCTACTGCAAAATATGAGGCGTTAAAGAGGGAAAAAGAAGCTTTAAAAGGGAAAGAGTAATGAGAGAGTTTGAGGTTTGGCTTTCAAGGGCTGAAGTCCAGGAACTTTTAGGGATAAGCCAGCAAGCTATATCAAAAGCTATCCAAAAAGGGAAATTCAAAGTTCAAGAAATATATGGGAATGGGGGAAGACAATACCGAATTGCTCTTTCCAGTTTGCCAGCTGATGCACAAGTAAGATATTTACAGGCTCATCCAGAGGTGTGGCAGGAGGCTTTAAAGATTAAAGAGCTTTCAGAGGAGGCAAGGGCTTTCTTAATTAAGAAGACACTTCCGCAAAAGGAAGAAAATGAAATATCCGTAAGGGTTGCAACAATGGATAGAGCTTGGGCAATAAAGGAATACTTGCAAAATCCTTGCTATGAGACGGCAAAAAGAATTGCTGAAGAGCTAAAAGTCCATGTGTCAACGATTTATAGATGGATAAAAAAGGCTGAAGAAGAGGCTGAAAGAATTCGGATGATGAAATTGGAAAAACAAACAGTGCCTATTAAGTTTCCACGAACAAGTGTGTCTGAGGATGTGCTGATTGAAAGCTTGAGCATCATTTTAAGCTCTCATGGAAAGAGAATTATCAACGGGTGGCAGTATGTAGTGAATAAAGGGTATGATATCTCTTATTCGCAGTATACACGAATTCTCAATAAGATGACGCCACCTTTCAGTAAAATACTTGAGTATCACAGGTCTGGAAGAATTTCAGCATTACTTACAGAGACTCCCAAAATTATCAGGGCTTGGAGTGAGCTTCCGGTTATGCATACCCTTGTAGGGGACCAACATTATCTTGACTACTACATGTATAGTCCGGAGCTTGATGAGGTGGTTAAGGTTCAGCTTTACATCTGGGCTGATTGTTCAAGTAGGTATTTTGTTTCTTGTGTGCCTTCAATTGGGGAGCAGTATACGCAATGGCATGTGCAGGTAAGTTTGGCTGAAGCTTTTAGAATACATGTTCCTTCTGAGATATACACCGACTGGGGTAAGCAAGAGAATTCAAAAATGACAGCTGAATTTATTGACAGGCTTGCTTCTGGGAAGATCTATCTTGGGGATTGGGATGATTTCTTAGAAAAGTATCCAGAGGCAAAGATAGCAAGAAAAAGGTCTACCCCGGGAGTTCCACCTGTTAAGCCAATTGAAAATATGATCAGGAGGTTTACTGAGTTTCTTAATCAAGAGGGGCTTACAGGTTATGCAAAGAGGGATTTGAAAGATCCGTTCAGAAACAAGCAAATTCAGGAATTATTGAAAGCACAAATTAAAAAGAAGGATCTACCAACGGTTGAAGAAGGCTTGAAGGTTATCGCAAATGTTATTGAGAAGTGCAATATAACGGAGATAAAAACAAAAGAAGGCAAGAGATTTATTCCAGCTGAGTTTTTATGGAAAGGACTTGAAGGAAGAAGGGTTGTTATTGGGGATGATGAGATTGCAATGATATTTTTCCCAGCTTTTGTGAGAAAGGTAAGAAATGCTTCGGTTCAAGTAAAACTTGGGACAAAAACGGTTGTCTTTACTGCAAAAGAATTGACTTGGCTTCGTGATGGGGAAGAGGTCATGATTAAAGTTAATCCTTTCCCTCCGCATGAAGGGTCAATGTTTTTTAGATGGAATGGAAGTGATTGGGAATTTTTAGCTCCCGCTACAGTGTGGATTGGTCATAGGGTGCATCCTCAGGATCAGGAAAAGCTTGCTAAGGCTATGGAAGTGAAAAATCACTATCTTAAACAGTTCGTTTTAGCGATAAGAGAAATTCATGAGAGAGCAAAGAATACTTTTGGGGTGGTTGAAGATAAGCCTATAAGAAAATTGACATCCGCTATTAAACATAAGCAAGAAGGTATGGGAGATTTGATTTTCTTAGATATCAAAAAATTTAAAAACATAAGGGATAAGAATTGGGAAGCACTCGAGAAGCTTGCAGAATTTTATAATTATTAAAACAAGGGGGTGATAAAAATGGAAGCACAAGCACGAATAATAGATTTCGAATTTGCAGATTTACTTAAACTCTCGGGGTTAACTTTTAAACAACTTGCTAGTATTTTGCGTGAAAAAGGAATCAATGTATCACCAGCAATGCTTTGCATGATTAAAAATGGTCAAAAAAATTCTCATCCTCTTAAAGAACAAATTAAAGAAATTTTAAAAGAATACATCGAACAGTCTAAAGAAGAAAAAGAAACTATAAAATTTTTAACCGAAGCACAAAGAAGAATGCTATCAGTTTTAGAAGCAACTTATGAAGATAGGGAATTTGCTTTGATTGTTGGTCCAAGTGGAATTGGGAAAACTTATATAGTTGAAAAGTTTGCAGAAGAACATGAGGGAGTTGTGATTTATAAAGTAGCAAAAGCTATGTCACTTGGAGATTTACTTAGAGAGCTTTGCAAAGTGCTTAAACTACCTGAATGGGGCACAAATTATCAGAAATTTAGCAGGATCAAAGAGAGCCTAAAAGGAAAAAAAATGCTTATTGTTGATGAAGCTGATTTGCTTGCTGATGAATCGCCAAATAGGTTTTTGCGGAAGATAGAAATTTTTCGTGAGCTTGCGAATGTGTGTGCGGTTGTGCTTGTTGGACTTCCTGAACTTGATGAAGCAATTTATGCAAATGTAAAAAGCTATATTTACTCAAGAATGGGATATTATGCTTATTTAAAAGAGCCAGAACCTCAAGAACTTATCAAATATTGTGAATTAAAAGGAATAAAAAATATAAGACAGGTTGCAGGTGCTTCAATTGGAAGGGGCTATTTTCGTTACATAGATAAGGTGGCAAAAAGAGCAAAGAAAATAGGAGAAGAACTGGCTTTGTCAATTATGTATGCAGGAAAAAGATAAAAATTAAAAAAGGAGGTGATGAAAAGATGACGAAAGAAAAAAAAACTAAAAATGATAAAAAAGAGATTTATAAAGCTAAATTACTTGCTATTTTAGCAAAACATGTGGGGAAAAGTAAATCAATTGGTATGGGGGCATTATATGAGCAAGTTTTTGGGAATACTTGCAAAGATAAAGTTAATCAAGCACGAATTATAAGAGCTCTTGTAACTGAATTGAGAAAGGAAGGGATTCCAATTTGCTCTGACCAG
Above is a genomic segment from Thermodesulfobacterium commune DSM 2178 containing:
- a CDS encoding DUF4145 domain-containing protein, coding for MYTLPPTECPFCYAKVNFTVTAVDSYKRVKEVTIQGNHIHIVEVDTLAKCPNCNNSCLIKIEIPEKHYSEMREALQNFQYQPSRPLYFKILKVYPEPKPVYSHPSLPDKVRVVFEDLQEMLREKKEPSLIVGGCRAVLESAIKYLGGEGDRLIDKIDDLLRKGIITKPIADWAHHVRIEGNESLHDLLYTDITPEEAEEIVEFVKLFLIYTFELPARIKEKRRS
- a CDS encoding helix-turn-helix domain-containing protein, with translation MREFEVWLSRAEVQELLGISQQAISKAIQKGKFKVQEIYGNGGRQYRIALSSLPADAQVRYLQAHPEVWQEALKIKELSEEARAFLIKKTLPQKEENEISVRVATMDRAWAIKEYLQNPCYETAKRIAEELKVHVSTIYRWIKKAEEEAERIRMMKLEKQTVPIKFPRTSVSEDVLIESLSIILSSHGKRIINGWQYVVNKGYDISYSQYTRILNKMTPPFSKILEYHRSGRISALLTETPKIIRAWSELPVMHTLVGDQHYLDYYMYSPELDEVVKVQLYIWADCSSRYFVSCVPSIGEQYTQWHVQVSLAEAFRIHVPSEIYTDWGKQENSKMTAEFIDRLASGKIYLGDWDDFLEKYPEAKIARKRSTPGVPPVKPIENMIRRFTEFLNQEGLTGYAKRDLKDPFRNKQIQELLKAQIKKKDLPTVEEGLKVIANVIEKCNITEIKTKEGKRFIPAEFLWKGLEGRRVVIGDDEIAMIFFPAFVRKVRNASVQVKLGTKTVVFTAKELTWLRDGEEVMIKVNPFPPHEGSMFFRWNGSDWEFLAPATVWIGHRVHPQDQEKLAKAMEVKNHYLKQFVLAIREIHERAKNTFGVVEDKPIRKLTSAIKHKQEGMGDLIFLDIKKFKNIRDKNWEALEKLAEFYNY
- a CDS encoding ATP-binding protein; translated protein: MEAQARIIDFEFADLLKLSGLTFKQLASILREKGINVSPAMLCMIKNGQKNSHPLKEQIKEILKEYIEQSKEEKETIKFLTEAQRRMLSVLEATYEDREFALIVGPSGIGKTYIVEKFAEEHEGVVIYKVAKAMSLGDLLRELCKVLKLPEWGTNYQKFSRIKESLKGKKMLIVDEADLLADESPNRFLRKIEIFRELANVCAVVLVGLPELDEAIYANVKSYIYSRMGYYAYLKEPEPQELIKYCELKGIKNIRQVAGASIGRGYFRYIDKVAKRAKKIGEELALSIMYAGKR